The following coding sequences are from one Haploplasma axanthum window:
- a CDS encoding GNAT family N-acetyltransferase, producing the protein MIKLIQPTINLEKEILDYKKEMFNNKDYKMSGCGSLDKYDEVSLWLKHLEEYSDRFNPNFNNNFVEGSQWLLVDDTNYIYGMVNLRHYLNDFLLNEGGHVGYSIRPSKRGQGYGKIQLKLALEILKGKNVDRVLVTCSDTNIQSYKTILSCGGVLENKIVSNERVTRRYWIENK; encoded by the coding sequence ATGATTAAATTAATCCAACCTACAATTAATCTTGAAAAAGAGATTTTAGATTATAAAAAAGAAATGTTCAATAACAAAGACTATAAAATGAGCGGATGTGGATCATTAGATAAATATGATGAGGTATCTCTTTGGTTAAAACATTTAGAAGAGTATAGCGATCGATTTAACCCCAATTTTAATAATAATTTTGTTGAAGGAAGTCAGTGGTTACTAGTAGATGATACAAACTATATTTATGGAATGGTTAATCTTAGACATTATTTAAATGATTTTCTACTTAATGAAGGCGGTCATGTTGGATATTCTATTAGGCCGAGCAAACGAGGTCAAGGATATGGAAAAATCCAATTAAAGTTAGCCCTTGAAATATTAAAGGGAAAAAATGTAGATAGAGTCTTAGTTACTTGTTCAGATACTAATATTCAATCATATAAAACAATACTTTCATGTGGTGGAGTATTAGAAAATAAAAT